The following are from one region of the Balnearium lithotrophicum genome:
- a CDS encoding outer membrane protein assembly factor BamD, which yields MKRVITCLFLIVFITSCERIPRTSQEQYRKGIKAALEEDWGKSSTLLEKALEGELPPKEKEIAKLTLADAYFNEGNYENAALNYEEFLELYPASPKAKDALFRLGVCYLNLIKGPQWDVEFAQRAYRTFKKFMENYPDDPRVEKAREYRKLAKKVLAEHEVYIAGTYDMLRKFTASIQRYRKVKEKFSDVEPMDRIEYLIGRAYYYTPIQSKEEIDRLKRSLKQERGRLKSSDPEEKKVAENRIKLIEKDIEDWKETGRKNREIGKGILRKVKKNYPNSKYAKKAEEILSGKKHLEVEPVENPIKHSIWWKIKETL from the coding sequence ATGAAGAGGGTAATTACCTGTCTTTTTCTAATAGTTTTCATTACCTCTTGTGAGAGGATACCAAGAACCTCTCAGGAGCAGTACAGGAAAGGGATAAAAGCAGCCCTTGAAGAGGACTGGGGAAAGAGCTCCACTCTCCTTGAAAAGGCTTTAGAGGGGGAACTTCCTCCAAAGGAAAAGGAGATTGCAAAATTAACCCTTGCTGATGCCTACTTTAACGAGGGAAATTACGAAAATGCAGCGCTGAACTACGAGGAATTTTTGGAGCTCTATCCTGCATCCCCAAAAGCAAAGGATGCTCTCTTTAGGCTTGGTGTATGTTACCTCAATCTAATAAAGGGTCCACAGTGGGATGTTGAATTTGCCCAGAGGGCTTACAGAACATTTAAGAAATTTATGGAAAACTACCCCGATGACCCCCGTGTGGAAAAGGCAAGAGAGTATAGGAAACTGGCAAAAAAGGTACTGGCGGAGCATGAAGTTTATATAGCCGGGACCTACGATATGTTAAGAAAATTTACAGCCTCGATACAGAGATATAGAAAGGTAAAAGAAAAGTTTTCCGATGTTGAACCTATGGATAGAATCGAATATCTAATTGGAAGGGCATACTACTATACTCCCATTCAATCGAAGGAAGAGATTGACAGGTTAAAAAGGAGTCTAAAACAGGAAAGGGGAAGGTTGAAAAGTAGTGACCCCGAGGAAAAAAAGGTTGCAGAGAATAGAATAAAACTAATAGAAAAGGATATAGAGGACTGGAAGGAAACCGGGAGAAAGAACAGGGAAATCGGGAAGGGAATTTTGAGAAAAGTTAAAAAAAACTATCCAAACTCAAAGTATGCTAAGAAGGCGGAGGAGATTCTCTCAGGAAAGAAACACTTAGAGGTTGAACCTGTTGAGAACCCTATAAAACACTCAATCTGGTGGAAAATAAAGGAAACGCTTTAG
- the rsfS gene encoding ribosome silencing factor: MESLEKLKIALKKALDKKAEEPIVLDLRELTSLADFFLILTANSDVHARTIADEIKKELKERGVNPINVEGYDNANWILLDYGDVVVHIFKPEIRELYNLESLWMDAPRINVEELLSEETVQ, translated from the coding sequence TTGGAAAGTTTAGAGAAGTTGAAAATAGCCCTAAAAAAAGCTCTTGATAAGAAGGCAGAAGAACCAATAGTTCTTGACTTAAGGGAATTAACGTCCCTTGCAGATTTCTTTCTGATACTTACAGCTAACTCTGACGTTCATGCAAGAACAATAGCCGATGAAATTAAAAAAGAATTGAAGGAAAGGGGAGTTAACCCTATAAATGTTGAAGGTTACGACAATGCCAATTGGATACTCCTTGACTACGGAGATGTTGTAGTTCACATATTTAAACCTGAAATTAGGGAGCTCTACAACTTGGAGTCCCTCTGGATGGATGCTCCAAGAATAAACGTTGAGGAACTTTTATCTGAAGAAACCGTTCAATGA
- a CDS encoding 23S rRNA (pseudouridine(1915)-N(3))-methyltransferase RlmH: MKIRLLAVGRIAPFLREAQEHYIRKIRNLELIEVKKGKSVEEEGKRLEEKIKGFLVILDERGKELTSREFSGLLLRNSYITFVVGGADGISENLKKRGNFILSLSKLTLQHDIARLVLLEQIYRGLEIIRGSPYHRD, encoded by the coding sequence ATGAAAATAAGACTGTTGGCTGTAGGAAGAATAGCTCCATTCCTGAGAGAAGCTCAGGAACATTACATTAGGAAAATTCGCAATCTCGAGTTAATTGAAGTTAAAAAGGGAAAATCGGTCGAAGAGGAAGGAAAAAGATTAGAGGAAAAAATCAAAGGCTTTTTAGTTATTTTGGACGAGAGGGGAAAGGAACTAACCTCGAGGGAATTTTCGGGGCTCCTACTAAGAAATTCGTACATAACCTTTGTGGTTGGAGGCGCCGACGGAATTTCTGAAAATCTTAAGAAAAGAGGAAACTTTATACTTTCCCTGTCAAAACTGACACTACAGCACGATATAGCAAGGTTGGTTTTACTCGAACAGATTTACAGAGGATTGGAGATTATAAGAGGTTCACCATACCACAGGGATTAA